The following are encoded in a window of Rissa tridactyla isolate bRisTri1 chromosome 15, bRisTri1.patW.cur.20221130, whole genome shotgun sequence genomic DNA:
- the LOC128918020 gene encoding tektin-3-like, with protein MESVGSPLPAKFAHPRAIPTRFLPAIHTMASSYKNRFPYRPLPQSYSLPWMPSTYYKTAASKPTLAAFSKSSQGITDGEKLPSVSTRTTVFTRYTPEDWYKSNVTNYRESETSQKNAERLRADTSRIIDHKYQQTKKTQVESTKNLGVRANDIAFWKSELCHELDEVIGETNALTEVKTRLERALAEAEAPLRVAQECLLHREKRMGIDLVHDNVEEQLLTEVDVIRSCQEKMQEFLDKVKAQITSNRVAQQNLEKDLANKQVAHRIDDRCHHLMNTSQGISYYRGVEQVDATISVPQSWAKFTNNNILRCQSERAASAKLRDDIENLLAVTASQMWRQFNAVNVAFTNRIAETADAKRKIQTHLAKTVQEIFQTERNIEAIQKAIRDQGPPLKVAQTRLDERTRRPNMELCRDTAQLRLVNEVRDIHGTVQTLQQQLRDSQDTLQVLVRAKAVLQHDLAVKANSLFIDQEKCMAMRKTFPSTAQLLGPI; from the exons atggagtctgtcggctctcccttaccagcaaagttcgcccatcccagagccatacccaccaggtttctccctgccatccacaccatggcgtcaagctataagaaccgatttccttaccgccccttgcctcagagctacagcctcccctggatgcccagcacctactacaaaacggctgccagcaaaccaactttggctgccttttccaagagttcccagGGGATAACCGACGGCGAGAAGCTTCcatctgtttccaccagaaccaccgtcttcacccgctacacccctgaagactggtacaagtccaacgtgaccaattacagggagtcggagacctcccagaagaacgcggagcgcctgagagccgatacctcccgcatcattgaccacaaataccagcagaccaagaaaacgcaagtagaaagcaccaaaaacctgggagtgcgcgccaatgacatcgcgttttggaaatcggagctctgccacgagctagatgaggtgatcggggagaccaacgcgctcacagaggtgaagaccaggctggagagagccttggccgaggcggaggcccctctccgg gtcgctcaggagtgcttacttcaccgggagaagaggatgggcatcgacctggtccacgacaacgtggaggaacagctcttaaca gaagttgatgtcatcaggtcgtgccagGAGAAGATGCAGGAGTTCCTGGACAAGGTCAAAGCCCAGATCAC gtccaaccgggtggcccagcagaatctggagaaggatctggccaacaagcaggtggcccaccggatcgacgacaggtgccaccacctgatgaacacctcccagggcatcagttactaccgaggggtggagcaggtcgatgccac gatctcggtgccgcagtcctgggccaagttcaccaacAACAACATCCTCCGCTGCCAGAGCGAgcgggcggcctccgccaagctgcgggacGACATCGAGAACCTGCTGGCGGTGACGGCCAGCCAGATGTGGCGGCAGTTCAACGCCGTGAACGTTGCCTTCACCAACCGCATCGCCGAGACGGccgatgccaagagaaagattcagacccacctggccaag acagtgcaggaaatattccagaccgagaggaatatagaagccatccaaaaggccattagggaccaggggcctccattaaaggtggctcagacccggctggacgagcgcactcggaggccaaacatggagctgtgccgggacactgcccagctgcg ccttgtcaacgaggtccGTGACATCCATGGGACggtgcagactcttcagcagcagctgagagacagccaggacaccttgcaagtgctggttcgcgccaaggccgtcctgcagcacgacctggccgtcaaagccaactccctgttcattgaccaggagaagtgcatggcgatgcgcaagacctttcccagcaccgcgcagctgctgggtcccatctag